One Niabella beijingensis DNA window includes the following coding sequences:
- a CDS encoding family 78 glycoside hydrolase catalytic domain: protein MKQYYLSLLFLMLSVQPPAAQETAATVPVHLRCEYDINPLGIDKPQPRLSWHIETPERNWYQAAYEIVVASDSVELLNGSHDLWSSGKITSDQNIGVLYNGVHLKSANNCWWKVRVWDKKGNVSAWSAIAYWKMGLLREGDWKGGWIGSDMELTGYQRGLKALPDFDMETENSMWQRADSIRKHVRFDEEAPAVYMRREFTHRKTVKRATAYMCGLGYHELYLNGQRVSDELLNPAYTDYQKRVLYNTYNVTSLVRQGQNAIGVILGNGWYNPIVPHGLRFYTADYINTPRLLFQLFLEYTDGSSAVITSDRHWKFTTKGPVRYNDILGGETYDARQEMPGWSATGFQDAGWNQCLPVDKPQGKTVAQQLSPVTRLSYHPATGVEKTESGYRFDLGRELCGWVKIKLKGREGQRIKIQYLGAGSHTLGRYQTHYIILDGKGEKVVEPRFSYNGFRYITVEGIDYTPAVDDVVGVLVATRLEKAGTFSCSNERLNSIQDIFINTINNYIVHLPNDPTREKSGWVQDIQGGFDVNAYNFNVAGMYRKWQYDFNDIVHSNGYVPPVVPSRFDGPTINGPWWGGMIIYNTEKLYEYYQDLDIVRDSYDGMKRYLGYLQSISKDHIVEWGLGDWMEPSSEGGRPTSTPVPLTSTIAFYHFTKKMAVFAGLLHQSSDSLYFEKQALSIKKSYNRRFLNAQTGQYALGSQAAQLMSLHFGLVPDDKRELVLQKLKEAIARKNGHLSTGFVATPVLLTTLCDLGLANEAYQMATKEDYPGWIDMIFNKGNTVMKESWDGGLVQMPSLAGPVGYWFFHSLAGIRTLPGTPAFKKFIIKPQPVEGLTWVSATYQSVRGEIKSAWKKETAGFQLQIKIPANTTALVYLPATAADTILEDGKIITNDSNFPVEETTSTGTVIRLGSGSYSFLAKKR from the coding sequence ATGAAACAGTATTATCTGAGCCTTCTTTTTCTGATGCTAAGTGTGCAGCCGCCTGCCGCGCAGGAAACAGCAGCGACCGTTCCGGTTCATTTAAGATGCGAATACGATATAAACCCGTTAGGTATCGATAAGCCGCAACCGCGGCTCAGCTGGCATATCGAAACGCCGGAAAGAAACTGGTACCAGGCCGCATATGAAATTGTCGTGGCTTCCGATTCAGTGGAGCTGTTAAACGGATCGCATGATCTATGGAGCAGCGGTAAAATAACATCAGATCAGAACATAGGGGTGCTTTATAACGGCGTGCATCTGAAGTCAGCAAACAACTGCTGGTGGAAAGTGAGGGTATGGGATAAAAAGGGCAATGTATCGGCATGGAGTGCCATCGCCTATTGGAAAATGGGGCTGCTCCGGGAAGGTGACTGGAAGGGCGGATGGATTGGCTCCGATATGGAGCTTACCGGCTACCAGCGCGGCCTGAAGGCGTTACCCGATTTTGATATGGAAACGGAAAATAGCATGTGGCAGAGAGCCGACTCTATCAGGAAACACGTGCGTTTTGATGAAGAAGCTCCGGCAGTGTATATGCGCAGGGAATTTACCCATAGAAAAACTGTTAAAAGAGCTACGGCTTATATGTGCGGGCTGGGATATCATGAGTTGTATTTAAACGGACAGCGGGTATCAGATGAGCTGCTGAACCCTGCTTATACCGATTATCAGAAAAGAGTGCTGTATAACACATATAACGTAACATCATTGGTCAGACAGGGTCAAAATGCCATTGGAGTGATCCTGGGGAACGGCTGGTACAATCCCATCGTACCTCATGGCTTGCGGTTTTATACGGCAGATTATATTAACACTCCCCGGTTATTGTTTCAGCTCTTCCTGGAATATACGGATGGCTCCTCAGCTGTTATAACCTCTGACAGGCATTGGAAATTTACTACAAAAGGTCCTGTCCGGTATAATGATATTCTGGGTGGTGAAACCTATGATGCCCGGCAGGAGATGCCCGGATGGAGCGCAACGGGTTTCCAGGATGCAGGGTGGAACCAGTGCCTCCCTGTTGACAAACCCCAGGGAAAAACAGTGGCCCAGCAGTTATCGCCAGTAACACGGCTCAGCTATCATCCTGCAACAGGGGTGGAAAAAACAGAAAGCGGTTACCGGTTCGACCTGGGCAGGGAATTGTGCGGCTGGGTGAAAATAAAATTAAAAGGCCGCGAAGGGCAGCGTATAAAAATCCAATACCTGGGTGCCGGCAGCCATACGCTGGGCCGTTACCAAACACATTATATTATCCTGGACGGGAAAGGCGAAAAAGTAGTTGAACCACGATTTAGTTATAACGGGTTCCGTTACATCACCGTGGAGGGGATCGACTACACCCCCGCAGTCGATGATGTTGTTGGCGTTCTGGTAGCTACACGCCTGGAAAAAGCAGGAACATTTTCCTGCTCGAATGAGCGGCTCAATAGTATACAGGATATCTTCATCAATACAATCAATAATTATATTGTACATCTTCCCAATGATCCCACACGTGAAAAATCGGGATGGGTTCAGGATATACAGGGCGGTTTTGATGTCAATGCCTATAATTTTAATGTGGCCGGGATGTACCGGAAATGGCAATATGACTTTAATGATATTGTACATTCAAACGGCTATGTTCCTCCCGTTGTACCCAGCCGGTTTGACGGCCCTACGATCAACGGTCCCTGGTGGGGCGGCATGATTATTTATAATACAGAAAAACTGTATGAATACTACCAGGACCTGGATATCGTTCGTGATAGCTATGATGGAATGAAACGCTATCTGGGATATTTACAATCCATCTCCAAAGATCATATCGTTGAGTGGGGGCTGGGCGACTGGATGGAACCTTCCAGCGAAGGGGGACGGCCTACCTCCACCCCGGTTCCGTTAACCTCCACCATAGCGTTTTATCATTTTACAAAAAAAATGGCTGTGTTTGCCGGATTATTGCATCAATCTTCCGATTCATTGTATTTTGAAAAGCAGGCACTTTCTATTAAGAAAAGCTATAACCGGCGTTTTCTCAATGCCCAGACCGGCCAATACGCGCTGGGGAGCCAGGCAGCACAATTAATGTCGCTTCATTTTGGACTGGTTCCCGATGATAAAAGAGAACTCGTGCTTCAAAAATTGAAAGAGGCGATTGCCCGGAAAAACGGGCATTTGTCAACCGGGTTTGTGGCCACACCGGTGCTGCTGACCACATTGTGTGACCTGGGACTGGCGAACGAAGCGTATCAAATGGCAACAAAAGAAGACTATCCCGGCTGGATTGATATGATTTTTAATAAAGGCAATACAGTAATGAAAGAAAGCTGGGATGGGGGCCTGGTACAAATGCCTTCTCTTGCCGGTCCTGTTGGATATTGGTTTTTTCATTCGCTGGCGGGAATTCGTACCCTGCCCGGCACACCGGCATTTAAAAAGTTTATAATCAAACCACAACCGGTCGAAGGACTCACCTGGGTGTCTGCAACCTACCAATCCGTACGGGGTGAAATCAAATCGGCATGGAAAAAAGAAACAGCGGGTTTTCAATTGCAGATAAAGATACCGGCAAATACCACCGCTTTGGTATATCTTCCCGCTACCGCAGCAGATACTATTCTTGAAGACGGGAAAATAATAACAAACGACAGCAACTTCCCTGTCGAGGAAACAACCAGTACCGGAACGGTTATCAGACTGGGTTCGGGCAGTTATTCTTTTTTGGCAAAAAAACGCTAG
- a CDS encoding right-handed parallel beta-helix repeat-containing protein yields the protein MKKTYFVCINLLGALLLVLSCSKSGDPGRRSADSLQQAIAAKTSANTLLAVTRYLDAQNGPDETAAFQTLINQSTSGDIIVIRAGNHYFTGTVHVNKSGLTIRGENNGTDPTNYLRKAPAAPGQGVSVIDVDAGMLNTVIDWIYIDGGNLPEPNMRVFGNQTKIYNSHFRNSGHSGLLIHNANNLWIEGVKAYYNYIVGISQWASSDNTIKNSQCYENGGEGLTIDGGSHNCFVNNVWFYKNNKNNRGVGAIGIDQANGANIFNCTIDRTYGHAIRFQNNLNQPDDGCQVYNNQITNNSGCAISIRHPALVTNFGQWGNTFSANTGGTMCTEP from the coding sequence ATGAAAAAGACGTATTTTGTTTGTATCAACCTGCTGGGTGCCCTATTGCTTGTTTTATCCTGCAGTAAATCCGGAGACCCCGGTCGGCGGAGCGCCGATTCCCTGCAACAGGCCATTGCTGCAAAAACCTCCGCAAATACGCTGCTGGCTGTTACACGGTATCTGGATGCACAGAACGGACCGGACGAGACCGCTGCTTTTCAAACCCTGATCAATCAGTCCACTTCCGGCGACATCATTGTCATCCGGGCCGGGAATCATTATTTCACGGGAACCGTGCATGTGAATAAAAGCGGGCTGACCATAAGAGGGGAAAACAACGGTACGGATCCTACCAATTACCTGCGCAAAGCGCCGGCAGCACCCGGGCAGGGCGTTTCAGTAATTGATGTGGATGCCGGCATGCTGAACACCGTAATAGACTGGATCTATATCGACGGGGGGAATCTTCCGGAACCCAATATGCGGGTTTTCGGCAACCAGACAAAGATCTACAACAGTCATTTCCGTAACAGTGGCCACTCGGGTCTGCTCATACATAACGCAAACAACCTGTGGATCGAAGGTGTGAAAGCCTACTATAATTACATTGTCGGCATTTCGCAGTGGGCCAGCTCGGATAATACGATCAAGAACTCACAATGCTACGAAAACGGAGGAGAGGGGCTCACGATCGATGGCGGCTCACACAATTGTTTTGTAAACAATGTATGGTTTTATAAAAATAATAAAAACAACAGGGGGGTAGGTGCTATTGGTATCGATCAGGCAAATGGTGCCAATATTTTTAATTGCACCATCGACAGGACCTATGGGCATGCCATACGCTTTCAGAATAATTTAAACCAGCCGGATGATGGCTGTCAGGTGTATAACAATCAGATCACCAATAACAGCGGGTGTGCCATCAGCATCCGGCATCCGGCACTGGTAACGAACTTTGGCCAATGGGGCAATACATTTAGTGCAAATACCGGTGGCACTATGTGCACAGAGCCTTAA
- a CDS encoding family 20 glycosylhydrolase → MNRKKRLEPIRKKGIALLLVSCFLFPCAAAQTERAALIPLPRELSWKNEAFDISRAAAVYISSDSLEPLLAQFLPAGLKQLPVKKTVPGRLADRSVYIALENVQEPACPEEGYRLTVSAANILLKANTLHGIFNGLQTLVQLLKGNKIAGCDVSDYPAFSWRGYMVDVGRNFQSVDQLKQQIDMMARYKMNVFHFHLTEHAAWRLQVKRYPQLTSAAHMTRDKGRFYTVEAIKELITYCRQRFITLVPEIDMPGHSDAFTRATGYNMQTPEGLEIVKNILREVGTEYDVPYIHIGADEVAITNKQFVPQVEALLDSLGKKVIAWNPGESKNPQTIQHLWKAEDQHYKTDTGGRYIDSRFLYISDMDPENAVVTIFNRKFFEKDRGDQRLLGAEFCLWSDRRVTHQDDLLRYNAVYPSLLAFAERSWKGGGYDGYNFFIGAAGSERATAFKAFEQRLLVHKQKYFSLLPFQYVKQTQIRWKLLGPFPNSGNLEQSFWPEERPDSIQQVRGISATGGTVWLWHTHFPVTAAWLPHPQEYTTWYASTRFRSPVSGTFDFWIDTKDQSKSGADATPPKGSWDYNKSRIWINGQLITPPAFKFAGRKSGLLEDPLVDEMYYIRPPHKITVSKGWNTVLVKLPVDAFDPLKDWQVPPKLMFTVIPLEGAQQLNRNAVPWVFDPDAD, encoded by the coding sequence ATGAACCGGAAAAAACGATTGGAACCGATCAGGAAAAAAGGCATTGCACTGTTATTGGTTAGTTGCTTTCTTTTTCCATGTGCTGCAGCGCAAACGGAACGAGCTGCGCTGATCCCGCTACCCCGTGAGCTGAGCTGGAAAAATGAAGCGTTTGATATTTCACGGGCCGCAGCTGTTTATATATCGTCCGACAGCCTGGAGCCGTTGCTGGCTCAATTTTTACCCGCCGGACTGAAACAGCTTCCTGTAAAAAAGACGGTTCCGGGCAGGCTTGCAGACCGGTCTGTTTATATAGCGCTGGAGAACGTGCAGGAGCCTGCTTGCCCGGAAGAGGGGTACCGGTTGACCGTATCGGCTGCAAACATATTGCTTAAAGCCAATACACTGCATGGTATCTTTAACGGGTTGCAGACCCTCGTTCAATTGCTGAAAGGAAACAAAATCGCCGGCTGCGATGTCAGCGATTATCCGGCCTTCTCCTGGCGGGGATATATGGTGGATGTGGGACGTAACTTCCAGTCGGTAGACCAGCTAAAACAGCAGATCGACATGATGGCCCGGTATAAGATGAATGTCTTTCACTTTCATCTCACCGAACATGCTGCCTGGCGACTTCAGGTAAAACGCTATCCGCAGCTGACGAGCGCGGCACACATGACGCGGGATAAGGGCCGGTTTTATACTGTGGAAGCCATAAAAGAACTGATCACTTACTGCCGGCAGCGGTTTATAACACTGGTGCCGGAAATAGATATGCCTGGTCATAGTGACGCATTTACCCGGGCCACCGGGTACAATATGCAGACCCCGGAGGGACTGGAGATTGTCAAAAACATATTAAGGGAAGTGGGGACGGAATATGATGTACCTTATATTCATATCGGAGCCGACGAAGTAGCGATCACGAATAAGCAATTTGTTCCCCAGGTAGAAGCACTGCTGGATTCCCTTGGAAAAAAAGTGATCGCATGGAATCCCGGGGAAAGTAAGAACCCGCAGACCATCCAGCATTTATGGAAAGCAGAGGATCAGCATTACAAAACCGATACGGGAGGCCGTTATATCGACTCCCGGTTCCTTTATATCAGCGACATGGACCCGGAGAATGCGGTGGTCACCATTTTTAACCGTAAGTTCTTCGAAAAGGACCGGGGGGATCAACGCCTGCTGGGTGCAGAGTTTTGTTTGTGGAGCGACCGGCGGGTGACGCATCAGGATGATCTGTTGCGGTACAATGCAGTGTACCCCTCTCTGCTTGCTTTTGCGGAACGGAGCTGGAAAGGCGGGGGGTATGACGGATATAACTTCTTTATAGGGGCAGCAGGGTCGGAACGGGCAACAGCGTTTAAAGCGTTTGAGCAGCGCCTCCTGGTGCATAAGCAGAAATATTTTTCGCTCCTGCCTTTTCAGTATGTAAAACAAACGCAGATACGCTGGAAGTTGCTGGGGCCGTTTCCGAACTCCGGCAACCTGGAGCAATCTTTCTGGCCGGAGGAGCGGCCTGATTCGATTCAACAGGTTCGCGGCATCTCCGCCACCGGTGGTACCGTCTGGCTCTGGCATACGCATTTTCCGGTTACTGCTGCCTGGCTGCCGCATCCGCAGGAGTATACGACCTGGTATGCCAGCACCCGCTTCCGCAGCCCGGTTTCCGGAACATTCGATTTCTGGATCGATACAAAGGACCAGTCGAAATCCGGCGCAGATGCGACACCTCCGAAAGGTAGCTGGGATTACAACAAAAGCAGGATCTGGATCAACGGGCAGCTCATAACCCCGCCCGCATTTAAATTTGCCGGGAGGAAAAGCGGATTGCTCGAGGATCCGCTTGTTGATGAAATGTACTATATCCGCCCACCTCATAAAATAACCGTCAGCAAAGGATGGAATACGGTATTGGTAAAGCTCCCGGTGGATGCATTCGATCCATTAAAGGACTGGCAGGTGCCGCCGAAATTGATGTTCACCGTGATCCCGCTGGAGGGAGCGCAGCAGCTGAACCGGAATGCGGTGCCCTGGGTCTTTGACCCCGATGCGGATTGA
- the clpB gene encoding ATP-dependent chaperone ClpB, producing MNLGNFTIKAAEAFQQAQQLAFNAKNPNIEVEHILKAILDQEDSPVDFLLKKNNVTINLVHTKLDELLAKLPTTNGEPAQQISRDANNVVLRAGAALKQFNDEFITPEHLLLAIVEGGDAVAKLLKDAGLTQKGLITAIRDLRKGDTVSSQTQSQEFNALNKYAKNLNELARQGKLDPVIGRDEEIRRTLHILSRRTKNNPILVGEPGVGKTAIVEGLAHRIINGDVPENLKSKVIYALDMGLLIAGAKYKGEFEERLKSVVKEVSGSDGEIILFIDEIHTLVGAGGGEGAMDAANILKPALARGELRAVGATTLNEYQKFFEKDKALERRFQKVVVDEPSVEDAISILRGLKDKYETHHHVRIKDEAIIAAVELSHRYITDRYLPDKAIDLVDESAAKLRLEMNSMPEELDRLNRHIRQLEIEREAIKRENDDDKLKQLNTDIANLSVERDTLKAKWQEEKELVEKIQAGKAKIEDYKVEAEKAERNGDYGKVAEIRYGKIKEEEQNILQFTKELNDTAESRLLKEEVDAEDIAESVAKATGIPVTKMLQSDKERLLHLEAHLHQRVVGQDEAITAVADAVRRSRAGLQDPRKPIGSFIFLGTTGVGKTELAKALAEFLFDDEGMMTRIDMSEYQEKHTVSRLVGAPPGYVGYEEGGQLTEAVRRKPYSVVLLDEIEKAHPDVWNVLLQVLDDGRLTDNKGRVVNFKNTIIIMTSNIGSHIIQNAFEDVSEKTMDAATEKARTEVMSLLRETIRPEFLNRVDEIIMFHPLLKKDIVDIVKIQLEALKKLVAQNGIQLEFSDYALEFLAEQGYDPQFGARPLKRLIQKEIVNQLSKRILQGDLDRSRPVLVDVFDNTVVFRNDNKPA from the coding sequence ATGAACTTAGGAAATTTTACAATTAAAGCAGCGGAGGCGTTTCAACAGGCCCAGCAATTGGCCTTTAATGCTAAAAATCCGAACATAGAGGTGGAGCATATTTTAAAGGCGATCCTGGACCAGGAGGATTCGCCGGTTGACTTCCTCCTCAAGAAAAACAATGTAACCATCAACCTGGTACATACCAAGCTCGATGAGCTATTGGCCAAGTTGCCCACCACTAACGGGGAGCCCGCCCAGCAGATCAGCAGGGATGCCAATAACGTGGTCTTAAGGGCCGGCGCGGCCTTAAAACAATTCAATGATGAATTTATTACCCCCGAGCATTTGTTGCTGGCAATTGTGGAGGGGGGCGATGCGGTTGCCAAACTGCTTAAAGACGCCGGTCTTACCCAAAAGGGACTGATCACGGCGATCAGGGACCTGCGGAAGGGAGATACCGTTTCTTCTCAAACGCAATCGCAGGAGTTCAATGCGTTGAATAAATACGCAAAGAACCTGAATGAACTGGCCCGGCAGGGAAAACTGGATCCGGTGATCGGCCGTGATGAAGAGATCCGCCGGACCCTGCACATCCTGAGTCGCCGGACCAAGAACAATCCCATCCTGGTGGGAGAGCCGGGGGTAGGTAAAACCGCTATTGTGGAAGGACTGGCCCACCGGATTATTAACGGGGATGTGCCGGAGAATCTGAAATCAAAAGTGATCTATGCACTCGATATGGGATTACTTATAGCGGGGGCAAAGTATAAAGGAGAGTTCGAAGAGCGCCTGAAATCGGTGGTAAAAGAGGTGAGCGGCAGCGACGGGGAGATCATTCTGTTTATCGATGAGATCCATACCCTTGTGGGAGCCGGTGGTGGTGAGGGCGCCATGGATGCCGCCAATATCCTGAAACCCGCACTGGCCCGCGGTGAGCTGAGGGCCGTGGGGGCTACCACGCTGAATGAATACCAGAAATTCTTTGAAAAAGATAAGGCTCTGGAACGTCGTTTCCAGAAAGTAGTGGTGGATGAGCCAAGTGTGGAAGACGCAATATCGATCCTGAGAGGGCTGAAAGATAAGTATGAAACGCACCATCATGTCCGTATAAAGGATGAGGCCATCATAGCCGCGGTGGAGCTTTCGCACCGGTATATCACAGACCGGTACCTGCCGGATAAAGCCATCGACCTGGTGGATGAAAGCGCCGCCAAGCTGCGGCTTGAAATGAACTCTATGCCGGAAGAGCTCGACCGGCTGAACCGGCATATCCGGCAGCTGGAGATCGAACGCGAGGCCATTAAGCGGGAAAATGATGATGATAAATTAAAACAGCTGAATACGGATATTGCCAATCTTTCGGTAGAGCGTGATACGCTCAAGGCGAAATGGCAGGAGGAGAAAGAACTGGTGGAAAAGATCCAGGCCGGTAAAGCAAAGATCGAGGATTACAAAGTGGAGGCGGAAAAGGCGGAACGGAACGGGGATTACGGAAAGGTAGCCGAGATCCGCTATGGTAAGATAAAAGAAGAAGAGCAAAATATCCTTCAATTTACCAAAGAGCTCAATGACACGGCAGAGAGCCGTTTATTAAAAGAAGAAGTGGATGCGGAAGATATTGCGGAAAGCGTGGCAAAGGCCACCGGTATCCCGGTAACAAAGATGCTGCAAAGCGATAAGGAGCGGCTGCTGCACCTGGAAGCGCATCTGCACCAGCGTGTGGTAGGACAGGACGAAGCCATTACCGCAGTGGCGGATGCCGTGCGCAGAAGCCGTGCGGGGTTACAGGATCCGCGCAAGCCCATCGGTTCCTTCATTTTCCTGGGAACGACCGGTGTGGGTAAAACAGAGCTGGCAAAGGCCCTGGCGGAATTCCTCTTTGATGATGAGGGTATGATGACGCGTATCGATATGAGTGAGTACCAGGAAAAACATACCGTAAGCCGTCTTGTAGGTGCCCCTCCGGGATATGTGGGCTACGAGGAAGGCGGACAGCTGACCGAAGCCGTGCGCCGGAAGCCTTACAGTGTGGTATTACTGGATGAGATCGAAAAGGCCCATCCCGATGTATGGAACGTACTCCTGCAGGTGTTGGACGACGGCCGTCTGACGGATAATAAAGGGCGGGTGGTTAATTTTAAGAATACGATTATAATAATGACCAGCAATATCGGCAGTCATATTATTCAGAATGCCTTTGAGGATGTGAGTGAAAAGACGATGGATGCGGCAACCGAAAAGGCCCGGACAGAAGTGATGAGTTTGCTGCGGGAGACCATCCGGCCGGAATTCCTCAATCGTGTGGATGAGATCATCATGTTCCATCCCCTGCTGAAGAAAGATATTGTGGATATTGTAAAGATACAGCTGGAAGCATTGAAGAAACTGGTAGCCCAGAACGGTATCCAGCTGGAGTTCAGCGATTATGCCCTGGAGTTTCTGGCAGAGCAGGGGTATGATCCCCAGTTCGGGGCCCGGCCGCTGAAAAGGCTGATCCAAAAGGAGATCGTGAACCAGCTGAGCAAACGGATCCTGCAGGGAGACCTCGACCGGTCGCGGCCTGTTTTGGTGGATGTTTTTGATAATACGGTGGTCTTTAGAAATGATAATAAACCCGCTTAA
- a CDS encoding DsbA family protein — MSLKKEAEEIIEPKDIFVGKKDAPVVLMEFGEYESEDCAKANEIVKQILENYEGKVKLNFRHFPQTRIHQRSLKAAESAIAAAQEGKFWEMHNVLFQNRRNLGTTSLKLHSKEAGVNNKNFLEELVNGTYGWQVQDDLKYGLDLGVKEVPTFFVNGKVVKGKTTYALLSQAIEEALKEVKKKTADKAKAKPKAAAKAPAKTKAKSK, encoded by the coding sequence ATGAGTCTGAAGAAAGAAGCTGAGGAAATTATTGAGCCTAAGGACATATTTGTAGGTAAGAAAGACGCGCCCGTAGTTTTAATGGAATTCGGGGAATATGAAAGCGAGGACTGTGCCAAGGCCAATGAGATCGTAAAGCAGATTCTTGAAAATTACGAAGGCAAGGTAAAACTTAATTTTCGTCATTTCCCTCAAACAAGAATTCATCAGCGCAGCTTAAAGGCTGCAGAGTCTGCCATTGCCGCTGCGCAGGAAGGTAAATTCTGGGAAATGCATAATGTGTTGTTTCAAAACCGAAGAAACCTTGGTACTACAAGTTTAAAATTACATTCAAAGGAAGCCGGGGTCAACAATAAAAATTTTCTGGAGGAGCTGGTAAACGGTACTTACGGATGGCAGGTTCAGGATGATCTGAAATATGGTCTTGACCTGGGAGTAAAAGAGGTGCCCACTTTCTTTGTGAATGGAAAAGTGGTGAAGGGAAAAACCACCTATGCCTTGTTAAGCCAGGCCATTGAAGAAGCCCTGAAAGAGGTGAAGAAAAAAACGGCTGATAAGGCCAAGGCAAAACCTAAGGCCGCCGCTAAAGCACCTGCAAAAACAAAGGCAAAATCAAAGTGA
- the dnaA gene encoding chromosomal replication initiator protein DnaA translates to MEKNVEKIWSNCLKIIKDIVEWQHYKTWFEPIKAISLKNNVLVIQVPSQFFFEYLEEHYVNLLAKTLKRELGKEARLEYRIMVDSGNSKNKPLTMDVTGTGYKTYSNNEMDFPLVINNPVKNPFVIPGIKKMQIDPQLNINYTFDAYIEGDCNRVARRAGKTVAEKPGANSFNPLVVYGGVGLGKTHLVQAIGNEVKKTHPNKIVLYVSSEKFINQFMDHSRNNAINDFIHFYQLIDVLIVDDVQFFSKAEKSQDAFFAIFNHLHQSGKQLILTSDKSPKDLEGVQERLLSRFRWGLSADLQIPDYETRIEILERKMKTDGLEMPKEVVKYIAYNINSNVRELEGALISLLAQSSLNRREIDLDLAKKVLRNFIKSSSKEITIDTIQKMVCDYFNVPYDKLLQKTRKREIVQARQITMYLAKSFTKNSLKTIGEHFGGRDHTTVIHSCQTVKDLMDTDAVFRENVLELHQKVQLAAM, encoded by the coding sequence ATGGAGAAAAATGTCGAAAAAATCTGGTCTAATTGTTTAAAGATTATTAAAGACATTGTTGAATGGCAGCATTATAAAACCTGGTTTGAACCGATAAAGGCAATCTCATTAAAAAATAATGTGTTGGTGATCCAGGTCCCCAGCCAATTCTTTTTTGAGTATCTTGAAGAACATTACGTAAATTTATTGGCAAAGACATTGAAGCGTGAGTTGGGAAAAGAAGCCCGCCTCGAGTACCGCATTATGGTAGACAGTGGTAACAGTAAGAACAAACCGCTGACCATGGATGTTACAGGAACGGGGTACAAGACCTACTCCAATAACGAAATGGATTTTCCGCTCGTGATCAATAATCCTGTTAAGAACCCTTTTGTTATCCCCGGCATCAAAAAGATGCAGATCGACCCGCAGCTGAACATCAATTATACATTTGATGCATATATTGAGGGTGATTGCAACCGTGTGGCCCGCCGTGCCGGCAAAACCGTGGCGGAAAAACCCGGCGCCAATTCCTTTAACCCGCTGGTAGTGTATGGCGGGGTGGGTCTGGGAAAGACACACCTGGTACAAGCTATTGGGAATGAGGTAAAGAAAACACATCCGAATAAAATAGTGCTTTATGTAAGTTCCGAAAAGTTCATCAACCAGTTCATGGATCACAGCCGGAACAATGCCATCAATGATTTTATCCATTTTTACCAGCTCATCGATGTGCTGATCGTGGATGATGTGCAATTCTTCAGCAAGGCGGAGAAATCCCAGGATGCGTTTTTTGCCATCTTCAACCACCTGCACCAGTCGGGCAAGCAGCTGATCCTTACTTCCGACAAGTCGCCCAAAGACCTGGAAGGTGTGCAGGAACGCCTGCTGAGCCGCTTCAGATGGGGGCTGAGTGCCGACCTTCAGATCCCCGATTATGAGACCCGTATCGAGATACTGGAGCGGAAAATGAAGACGGATGGTCTGGAAATGCCCAAAGAGGTGGTTAAATACATCGCCTATAATATCAACAGCAATGTACGGGAGCTGGAAGGAGCGCTGATTTCATTGTTGGCACAGTCCTCCCTTAACCGGCGTGAGATCGATCTGGACCTGGCCAAAAAAGTGCTGCGGAATTTTATCAAATCTTCCAGCAAAGAAATCACCATCGATACGATCCAGAAAATGGTCTGCGATTATTTCAATGTGCCCTACGACAAGCTGCTGCAGAAGACCCGTAAGCGGGAGATCGTTCAGGCCCGTCAGATCACCATGTACCTGGCCAAATCCTTTACCAAGAACAGTCTCAAAACGATAGGGGAACATTTCGGTGGCCGGGATCATACCACGGTGATCCACTCCTGCCAGACGGTCAAGGACCTGATGGATACGGATGCTGTCTTTAGGGAAAACGTACTGGAGCTGCATCAGAAAGTGCAACTGGCTGCCATGTAA